Genomic window (Candidatus Effluviviaceae Genus I sp.):
GATCGGACGGCGCCCTCGGACGCTGGGTCCGAGACGTTCTCGAGGGTGTCAGGGCCGGCGCGGCGGAGCTGGCCTCCAGAGTCCCCGGGCTCGACGCCGGGCTGTGGGACAATCCGGCCGCCGCGGGCGTTCTCGTTGCCTTTGCGGCGGCCGGCATCGTCTTCTTCGTGGTCGTCCTCTTGAGGTTCCCGAAGCAGATGTCCGTCGAGTGGCGCTAGCCGAGGTCTTCCTCACATGGCGAGATCAGCGGTCCGTCCCGTCAGGCTCCGGCGGGGATCAGATGTCGCCGCCCGCCCGCGGCGCTTCCTGCTTCGCGATCTGGATGGGCTTGCCGTTCCCGTTCTCGCCCGCGCTCAAGGACTTCCTCGCCCGGTGATAGAGCACGAGCGCGATGCCCATGAAGAGCGGGACGAGCGCGCCGATGATCGCGTCGGCGAGGATCCCCAGCGTCACGAACCCGACGAAGAGCGCGAGCCCGATCGCGATGAAGATGAACCCCCAGCCGAGCGCGGCCGTGCTGCGCCTCGAGGGCGCCCGACCGAGGAGCGCGGGATCGTACACGCCCTTCTCGAGCGCGGCGTTGAAGACCTCCTGCTTCCTCCTGGACTCGGTCGACGCGTGCTTGAAGACGGTGAACACGATGAGCACGACCATGGCGAACCCGGTCAGCATTCCGATCGCGCCCATGACGAACGGACCGATCATGAGGCTGCTCTCCTTTCCTCAGTGGCCCAACTGAGCGGCTTCCACGCGGTATACGACAGTGCCGGGGGGCGGAAGGTTTCGCGCCGCGCGCGCGGGCTGCCTTCCGGGCGACTCGCGCGCCGCGCGCGCCCCGGAACGCCCTTGGATTCGCCCGCCGTTCTGATACCATCGCGGGTCGAGCGCCGGCGGCCGCCGGGGGCGGCGCCGGGTCGTCCTGAGCGGGAGGGCCCATGCCGGCTCCCGGCGGGATGAACGGCCCCGCGGTCAGCGACCGCGATCTCGTGGCCCGCGCGCTGGGCGGGGACGATTCGGCCTACGCGGAGCTGGTCTCCCGCTACGCAGACCTCGTCCACACGATCGCCGCGCGGATCGTGGGGGAGGCGGACGCCGAGGACGTCGCGCAGGAGGCGTTCGTCAGGGCGCACGGGGCGCTCGCGGGGTTCCGGGGCGACTCGAAGTTCTCGAGCTGGCTCTACCGCATCGCCGTGAACCGGTCGCTCACGCATCTCAAGCGTCGGAGGCGGCGGCCGGAGCCGGTGGACCTCGGTCCGGGAGCCGACGGCCTGGCCCTGACACTCCCGTCGCGCGGGCCGGACCCGGAGCGGCTCGTTCTGGACGACGAGTTCCGGCGCCGAGTGAGGCGCGCCGTCGGGGCGCTCCCGCCGCGGTACCGGGCGGCCGTGACGCTGTTCTACCTTGAGGAGAGGAACTACGCGGAGGTCGCAGGCGCTCTCGGGATCCCCGTGAACACGCTCAAGACCCATCTTCACCGGGCGCGGGCGATGCTGCGCGAGGCGCTTGCCGACGAGGCTTCGGAACGTGGGAGGAACGAGTGAAGGGGTGCATTGACGTCCTGCTGGACAGGAGGAGCGTCTCGAAGTTCACGGACCAGGACATCACCAGGGACGTGCTGGACAGGATCCTGACGGCGGGGCTGCGCGCGCCGGCCCCCGGCGGATCGGTGCAGGGGGGATACAGGGGCGCCCAGCCCTACTCGATCATCGTCGTCAGGGACAGGAAGCGGCGCAAGCAGCTCAACGAGATGCTGTGCGAGGGGCGGAAGAAGGCCATCGAG
Coding sequences:
- a CDS encoding sigma-70 family RNA polymerase sigma factor, whose protein sequence is MPAPGGMNGPAVSDRDLVARALGGDDSAYAELVSRYADLVHTIAARIVGEADAEDVAQEAFVRAHGALAGFRGDSKFSSWLYRIAVNRSLTHLKRRRRRPEPVDLGPGADGLALTLPSRGPDPERLVLDDEFRRRVRRAVGALPPRYRAAVTLFYLEERNYAEVAGALGIPVNTLKTHLHRARAMLREALADEASERGRNE